One part of the Truepera radiovictrix DSM 17093 genome encodes these proteins:
- a CDS encoding ABC transporter permease subunit: MTGATAKPNRRQVVSDFVQGLGILPVLLVICVLFALLTPNFLTANNLLNVVRQASINIVLAAGMTFVILTGGIDLSVGSILGATAVAGVLVSLVPEWSWAAVPVTLLAGLAMGLFNGALVAYVGLPAFIVTLGSYTGLRGLAYLLANGTTVINNNLPFAWIGNAYLGPLPWLVVIALAVVAMSWFILRRTVLGVHIYAVGGNLQAARLTGIKVGLVLLFVYGFSGLMSGLGGVMSAARLYSANGNLGQGYELDAIAAVILGGTSFVGGVGTIIGTLFGALIIAVLNNGLTLMNVSFFWQLVVKGLVIIVAVIIDKLRTRRAA; this comes from the coding sequence ATGACGGGCGCAACCGCCAAACCGAACCGCCGCCAGGTGGTCTCGGATTTCGTCCAGGGGTTGGGCATTCTGCCCGTGCTGTTGGTGATCTGCGTGCTCTTCGCGCTGCTGACGCCCAACTTTTTAACGGCCAACAACCTTCTGAACGTGGTCCGCCAAGCCTCGATCAACATCGTGCTGGCTGCGGGGATGACTTTCGTCATCCTCACGGGCGGCATCGACCTCTCGGTTGGTTCGATCTTGGGGGCGACCGCCGTGGCCGGCGTTCTCGTCTCGCTGGTGCCCGAGTGGAGCTGGGCGGCGGTGCCCGTCACCCTCTTGGCGGGGCTCGCGATGGGGCTCTTTAACGGGGCGCTCGTCGCCTACGTCGGGCTGCCCGCCTTTATCGTCACGCTCGGTTCGTACACCGGCCTGCGCGGCCTCGCCTACTTGCTCGCAAACGGAACGACGGTGATTAACAACAACCTCCCCTTTGCGTGGATCGGCAACGCCTACTTGGGGCCGCTGCCGTGGCTCGTGGTGATCGCGCTCGCTGTGGTCGCTATGAGCTGGTTTATCCTGCGCCGCACCGTCTTGGGGGTACACATCTACGCGGTCGGGGGGAACCTGCAGGCCGCGCGCCTGACGGGGATCAAGGTCGGTCTGGTGCTCCTCTTCGTCTACGGCTTTTCCGGGCTGATGTCGGGGCTCGGTGGGGTGATGAGCGCTGCGCGTCTGTATAGCGCCAACGGCAACCTCGGGCAGGGGTACGAGCTCGACGCGATCGCCGCGGTGATCTTGGGCGGTACGAGCTTCGTCGGCGGGGTCGGGACGATCATCGGCACGCTTTTCGGCGCGCTCATTATCGCCGTGCTCAACAACGGCCTGACGCTCATGAACGTGTCGTTTTTCTGGCAGCTCGTCGTCAAGGGGCTAGTGATTATCGTCGCGGTAATTATCGACAAGCTGCGCACGCGCCGGGCCGCGTAG